Within the Halichoerus grypus chromosome 2, mHalGry1.hap1.1, whole genome shotgun sequence genome, the region GGGCATTAGGGGAAGGTGCctaataaagtctttatttttctacGGAAAGGAACTTGGGTAGCTAAGCAAGAGTTGGCAGCAGAAGGGACTGAAGAATGGCAAGAGGTAGGGAAACCAAGCACTTGAGTCTGTTAGAGTCAGTGGTCAGAGTTGGGGCCTGAATGACAAGGAATGGTGGCACAGGGAGAGCCTTGCACACCATTGGTGCTCAATACATGTTCCGTTTCAAGCCGAAGCAGGTGCATTTAAAGGTTCCAGGTTCCCTGCAAGGATTTGGGTTGGAAGAAAGCAGAGGccctgaaggggaaaaaaagaagcctaCTTTCCAAAACATACTTTTTTATTACTGTACAAAAAGCACACCCAATCcccctcttctgtctccctcacccctcctcccctccccccacccccaccccgggggaaCTGTACATGGTACGCCTGGCTGGGGTGACAAGGCTTCTGCCCCACACCCCGCCCACGGGCTGAGATCTGCCCCAGGTCATTTCGGGTACCTGACCACACCAGAGGCTGCCAGGCTGGGGCAAGGGGGTCCCAGCTCACACGTACTCCTTGGCAGAGTTGGGCTTAGGGTAGGAGCGGGGTGCACGGTACCCGGTTTTGCCCTCACTCCCAGGACAGGAGCAAGAGAGCAGGACACCTCCCAGGATGACCAGAGCAGACCCTGCCCAGCCAATGAAGATGGCAGGACCAAACTCGTACCTATGGGGAGAGAGGGTTGGGGTCAGAAACCCTGCCGTTCCTGACGCCAGGAATCCAGACCTGGCGTCCCCTTAGGAGGCAGGGCTCCCATACTTACTTAAGATTCATGGGGACAAATGCGCTATAAAAGTCTGTGACAATCTGGTGGCCGTACCAGGAACAAGCTACCAGGGCAGCAAGACCTGGAGACAGGATGGTTAAGATGTATTAGGAGACCGCCAAACCAGCACCTTGCACACCTTCACTCCCAGATGCAGGGGGAGAGCTCACCCGACACGATGAAAATGAAGCCTCCGGTCATGGCTATCCGGGCCTTCTTCACTTTGTCGTCGCCCCCACAGTTTGTGCACTTCATGCCCATGGTGGCCACGAACATGGCCAGGAAGCCCAGCACCAGGGATACCACCATCAGGGCTCGGGTGGCCTGCAGGGCCGCTGCGGGAAAGGGGGAAGGACGCCCTCATTGCCGGACGTGCGGACGGCTCCGGCCTTCGAGTCGCCGTCGGCCGCTGGCCTGGGGCCCCTTGGGCGCCCAAGCCCCGGCCGCAGCGGGTGGATCCCGCCCCTCCCGGCTCCGCGGCCTTCCCGCCCCGCCCTCTCTCGGCCCTGGGACCCGCCCGGGGCGCAAGGGTTTCGATGAAACTGCCCGCGGAGGGGGGGGGTAAGGGGGCCGGGGCCCGCGGCGGGGAGCGGAGGAGGCGGCCGGAGTCCCCGCGCTGGGCCGCACGGCCCGGCCCACGGCCCAGCGCTGACCCCGCTATCGTGGCCACCGGGTTTGTGGCTTCGGCTAATCGGCCGATAAGATTACAGGCCGCAGGCGGCGGCCCACGTCTGACGGAGCGCATGGCTCCTCGGCCGACCCCGCGCCCTCCGTCCCGCGCCGCCTTTTGTCCGGGAGAAAGGGCGGGAGACGGAGGCCGCCACCTGCGCACGCCGGCGGGGGCAGGAGAGCGCTGGAGGGGGTTGGGCCGCCGGGCGCTgcggtgggggggaagggagccCAGCCGGCCGGGGCGCGGGCCGACGTGCAGCCGCTGGAACCCGGGCCCGCGGCCCTCCCCGAGCACCTGCCCGGCCGCTTCCGCTTCCTCCGCCCCGCCTGCTCCCCGGCAACCCCGGGCGTCGGGCGGTGGGGCCTGGCGCCCTGCCCCGCTCCCCGCCCTGAGCCCGGGCGCGTCCGCCCCGTCGACCCCGCGGCCTTACCCGACAGCGCGAGCACCGAGTCGTACGACTTGCAGCTCATCAGGCCCGTGCTCTGCATGATGCAGTCCATCCAGAGCCCCTTGTACATGGCCTGGGCCGTGATGATGTTGTCGCCCGCGTACGAGCTCGTCTGCCACTGCGGGATGGCGGTGCACGCCACCAGGGCCACCCAGCCCAGCAGGGCCATGGCGAAGCCCAGCAGCTGCAGGCCCGAATTGGCCATGTCTGCCCTCGGAAAAGATTGGGGACGCCGGGCGGGCGACCCTGCGGTAAAGCAAAGCTTGGGGAGGTCAGCCCCTCAAAAAGACAACTTGCAGTGGAGTCTTAAAGTCACCCAAAGAGAAATTTTTGGGTCAGGTGATTCCAAATCTTTTTGTCACCCGAAGAAAACACAAATCGATCCGTCCGGCGGGTCGAGGGTCTTCACAGCTCAAGGAACAGGCTCCGCCCGAGGACTGGTGGTCGAAGAAGCGATCGGCGAAGACAAGGCGGTCCCCTCCGGCGCTCCCGGCGGCCCTGGCCAAACAAAAGGCGGAGGGGCAGTGTACGCGCGcggtcctgggggctgggggtcccCAAAGTACCCTGGGCTGTCGGCCCGAGGCTGCCGAGCGAGAGACGTCGCTCAGCCGTGAGCGGGCAGATGCGGGCAGACAGGTGCGGCGCACCTGAGTATTTGTAGGGCGGCAGGGGCGCGCCCCCGCGGGCACCGGGAGCGCGGGGCGGGCCGGACCCGAGGGGCGGCCGAGAGTGACCTGACGTCACCGAAGGGACACTCACCTGAGCCGGAAGTCCTGGCCCAGGTGAAGAGGAAGAAACCTGAGCGTCAGGGTCACACCCCTTCTCCTGCCCGGCTGGGactgcaggtggggaggaggtggaggcttCTCCGGAGTTCCAAGCTCAGAGTCAGCCCCTCTAGACTGGACTTCCCTCGGGCACCAGGGTGccccctcacctctccccagCAGGTGCGCCTGGGATACTAAGGAACCAGGGCTCGGGGGACGCCCCGGGCCCCTTGTctccgcctccccaccccccccacccgcagggactcttggtttctactcCAGGCGCTCTTTGTCCCGCCCTACTTTCGCCCCCACCCTCTGCTcgtgttcccccccccccccccgccccagttgACTATCCTAACCGTCCCCAGCTTCAGGAACCCTAGCTCCGATCCCTCAGAACTTCCGCACTTAGCAGCCTCCTTGGAGTCTCCATTCCCAGAACCACGGCCCTGCGGCCGCTGTCGCTTCCCACTCCTGTACTGCTCTCCAACTGAGAGCCGGCTTCCAGGCATCGTGCCCCAACACCCCCACCTTCCTGGCTCTCCATTCCAGTCCCTATCCCTGCCATAACCTAATGCCTGGGCCCTTGGTGCCCCACCTCCCGGCCATCACTATCCCCTCCTGCCTCAAGCCTCCTTCCTAGCAAAGGGACGAAAACACTGAGGCCAGAAGTCAgcagagggtggggagcagggtaAGGCCTCGGTCAGATTCTTGGCCACACCCGTCATTCCCCTCCCCTGGAATCTTTCCAGACCTGTCCTCCACTTTCTCACTTCCCCGTCCCTCCAGCCATGCACacatttccctttccttcctgaaCCTGGACCTGACTCTGTGTGCCGTCCTCCCTAACGTCCCCTCCTGGGTGGCCTTGGGTTCAGCCCTCAGACTCCCACGTGGCCCTTGGGCTTCTGCTCTCACTCCGCCCAGACTGGTGCCTGGGACTCCCCACGCACATCTCTTCCAAGCGTCTTCATTCACTCATCCCTCCCTCACCTCGTGTCTtctccccttcctgccttttccacATCCCATTGCACACCCCTCCCTCTGAGTCTACCTTCCAGCCCCTTCTCTGCCCCGGGAGCCCAGCGGCATCACATCCGTGTCCCCTCGCCCCCAGTCCTTCCGACCCACCTCTCCTATGCTCCCCGACTCACACCTTCCCATcttcctctccatttctctctccttttccccccaactctctcccatttctcatttttcttccccctctcaACCGTTTCTCTGTAAGCCTCTCCTTTTATGcagtaaaaatattaaagggcCCTGGTACTAAGCTAATTATCCTGCTCTTTTAATGCAGACTTTAAAGGATtatctgttgtttgtttttatttttctatttttttattaatggtgagttgggtttttttgttgttttaaggtgcTTTCCAGTTCCAAAATTTTATGTTTCTCATTACTGCAGTCTATCCAGCTTGTCTCCAAGCTCATTGCCGCTACTCAGGCTGACCCACCAGCGCCTCCCCTGCCTGCACGCACCTGCCTCCAAACCCACATCCCTGCTTCCCTGCTTGTCCCTTTAAAATCCgttctccagggcgcctgggtggctcagttggttaagcgactgccttcggctcaggtcatgatcctggagtcccgggatcgagtcccgcatcgggctccctgctcggcagggagtctgcttctccctctgaccctcctccctctcatgctctctgtctctcattctctctctctcaaataaataaataaaatctttaaaaaaataaaaaaaataaaaaataaaataaaataaaatccgtTCTCCGGAAgtcaacttttgtttgtttgtttcaagctTAGGTCTTGTTACTTTCTgtttaaaatccttaaaatcttccaggggcgcctgggtggctcagtcggttaagcgtctgccttcggctcaggtcatgatcccagggtcctgggatggagccccgcatcgggctccctgcttggcggggagcctgcttctccctctccctctgctgctccccctgtttgtgctctctcgctctgtctctctcaaataaataaataaaatctttaaaaaataaaataaaatccttaaaatcttCCAGTGTCACACCTCTTCTCTTGTTCCACTGGATTTGGCAAATAGATGCCATATTGTGACTTACCGAACTGTGCCTCAACCCCActggccttctctctgctccaccaGATGCCCTTCACACACTCTGTTCCCTACGCCTGCATGCTGTCCTCCACGCACCCCCACCCGCCATCCTCTACCAGGCTAACTCACTGGTCCCTCAGTGAccagctcaaatatcacctctccTGGGAAGCCTGGCCTGACCACCCCGCCCCACACTGAGTCATATCACCGGCTGAATGCTCACTCACCGCTACTTGAGCTTTAACTTGCAAAGTTCTTATCAGAGTTTCAAACTATTTACTCTGCGTGATTATTTATTCAATGTCAAACTCCCACTGTAGATGCGTCCGGGTTTATcgccaataaatatttgatgaacccATGAAGAAACtacaaataaacaatattttcatTCACTTGTTCAACAGATATTTCCTGCGTGCCTAGGTAACGTACCAGGCCCCATGCTTGACGCTTGAGACAGCTGTAACAGGACAGATGAGAACACCGCACTCTTGTCATTGAGATTCtagagggagaaagcagaccatagagacaaaaacaaatggtGCATGTTGTGAAGGCAGTAAAAGGGGCAATGTAGTGAGCAACCTCAGCACcgctgacatttggggccagataattcccTGTTGTAGGTGACTGTCCTGTACATTACAGGATATTGAGCAGCATCGCTGACTTCCATTGATGAGATGCCAGTAGAACGCTCTTCTGAGCCCCGTGTGACCATCCAAAATggctccagacattgccaaatgttcgaGTGAGAGGAGGGGAAAAATAGGTCCCAGTTAAGAGTCACTAATTTCAAGTGTGACCAGTCACATCATTGTGGGTGTTTTGCTATAGTAACCTTCAAGTAAACGGTTGGGTCCAAGGAACaagtggatggatggttggaccTAACCAGGGTTGGGATTTTgctgaagagagaaagaatattaagGTATTTGCATGAGAGTGTTTTATGTGTTGGATGGCAGATATAAATTGGGTAAGAAGGGAAGTAAACATAAGAAGGGTtggtggaggggtgcctgggtggctcagtcgttaaacatctgccttttttttaaaagattttatttatttatttgacagagagagagcgagagagggaacacaagcagggggagtgggagagggagaagcaggcctcctgctgagcagggagcgcaatgtggggctcgatcccaggaccctgggatcatgacctgagccgaaggcaggcgcttaacgactgagccacccaggcaccccaaacatctgccttttgctcaggtcatggtcccagggtcctgggtctctttttaaaaaaagagaagggttggtggaggggtgcctggggggctcagttggttgaacatctgtctctggctcaggtcatgatcctggggtcctgggatagagtcctgcgtCGGActtcctgttcagcggggagcctgcttctccctctccctctgcctctccccgtgcttctgctctctctctctcaatctctgtcaaataactgaattaaatctttaaaaaaaaggggggggcggtgGTTGGTGGGTAGTGAGAAATGGAGAGGGTCTACGGTTTAGAGGTCTCCATGAAGTGAAGGGAGCAGGATACATGAGACAATGAGCTGGCAGGCTGGCAGGTGACTGTCAGATAGGAGGCTTGAGTTCAGTCAGTTGGAGGAGGCTGTTTTTGGAGATGACAAAGCCTAGCGTAGGGGCCTGAGGATGGGCTGAAGAGAAAGATCACCAGAGATGACAGTGAGGGTTGAGAGGACACGGCCAGGTGCAGCCTGACAGATGCTGAAGTCGACAACAGTGATGATGGGAAGAGAAGATGGGGAAGATGATGAGCCGGGTGGTAAAGTTATCAGTGAATGCGGGTGAGAGGCCAAGCAGCAAGACCCTAGCAACAATTAGAGGTGGTGGGTGATGCACTTCCAGACATGAACTTCAAAGGAGCAGAGGATtttgaaggaggaaggaagaatcaTGGTCTagactgggcgggggggggggggtagtgcaATACCCCCAGCTCCGGACCCTGAAGCATGTGAAATAAGACCAAAAATCAGCCTCTATTAAGAGACCTGCTGGGGAAGTGTGTCCTCCAAGACAGCCGGGTCTCAGTAAGGTCTAGGAAAGGAGCCTTCAGAGAAGTGCCTTGGCGTAGAAGAGTTTGAAAGACTAGGTCTGGCTGGAAGACTGGGTTGGTTGAGGGGATATACACCACAGCATGGGGGTGAGGGGTAAAGGGACAAGGGAAGCAATCTGGCATGGGAAACCAACCTACTTGTTTGTTTCTATGGGAAAATGTGTTCTGGCTCTGAAAAACTGATAAATAAGTGAACTTTGGAAACTTGCgatattattttaatagtatcCATTGTTACTCAAGAACTAATTATTATACTGGTCGCTGATTATTATTTTACTGATCAGACCTAGAGGTTGTAGACCCAAGGCAGATAAAATATTGCAGGTTTCAACTCCATCTCATTCAGGAATTTACTCTTGGGTCTCAATCtgtctcatctgcaaaataagagCGATAATATTTTGACATTTAGGAAAGAGGAAGGTGGGCCAGATGATCGGCTATGGTTCAGCCTGGAGTGCACGTTTGAGATACAGATCTGGAGAAGGAGTGAAAAGGTGAGCAGCTCACATTATAAGGCTAGGGTAATCTTGCCTCTCCAGTCAATTAAGGATAATATAAGAgaaacactggggtgcctggctggcttagtcaatagagcatgtgactcttgatctcagggttgtgagtttgagtcccatattgggtgtagagattacttaaataaacaaaacttaaaaaaataataataaagtgtcaTCACAAACAAGGACAGGTTCTCCCAAGAATGCAAGTGCTTCAGTATTAGAAAATCCATccattttgggcgcctgggtggctcagtcggttaagcgtctgccttcagctcaggtcatgatctcggcgtcctgggatcgagtcccacgtcgggctccctgctcagcggggagtccgcttctccctctgcccctccccctgcttgtactctctctctctctcgcaaaaataaataagcggaatctttaaaaaaaagaaaagaaaatccctcCATTTTAATCCACCACATTAAttgaccaaagaaataaaattatatggttATCTcaattgataattttaaaaagcatttgataaggTTCAACACCTACTTATGATAAGAACCTTTAGCAAacaaagattagaaaggaaatgCTTACACCTAATGAAGAAGTATTaggctcatttattttatttttttttcaaagattttatttatttgacagagacacagctagagagggaacacaagcagggggagtgggagagggagaagcaggcttcccgccgagcagggagcccgatgtggggctcgatcccaggaccccgggatcatgacctgagccgaaggcagtcacttaaccaactgagccacccaggcgccccacagtccATTCTCTTAAGTGGGATGATATTATAAAGGTATCAGTTATCTCCAGAAtaatctataattttatatattaccaATACaaatccagcttttttttttttttaagtaggctccacgccccacatcaagcccaacacagggcttgaactcatgaccgtgagatcaagacctgagtgagatcaagagccagatgcttaaccaactgagccacccaagtgccccacaaatccaatttttaaaaaatatctcgaTAACTTTaccctcaaatttgtatggagcaATAAAAGCCCACAAATGGTAAATCAACATTGAAAAGGAAGAGTCACAAGAGGGGTCTTGGGCTTCCAGAAATTTAAACTTGCTACAAAGCATCatgaaaaacagcaacaataacacTGTGGTATTCATTCAAGAATGGGGGGGATacaccaatggaacagagtaggAGCTCAGAGACAGACACTTTATCAGAATTTGTGGTAAATGCGGctcaataagagaaaaataaattggatcCCTAACACCCCAAACAAGGAAGCAGTCCAGAAGGTTTTAAAAGTCCCACATAtatggggcgcgtgggtggctcagtggttaagcgtctgcctttggctcaggtcatgatctcagggtcctgggatcgagcccagcatcgggctccctgctcggcgggaagcctgcttctccctctccctctcccactccccctgcttgtgttccctctctcactgtgtctctctctgtcaaataaataaataaaatcttaaaaaaaaaaaaaatcccacatatgggggcgcctgcctggctcagtcagtagagcatgggactcttgatcttgatcttggggtcgtgagttcaagccccatgtggggcgtagagattacttaaaaataaataaataaataacctgaatGTGAAGAGTAAAACCACAGAGTTATTggaataaaatgcaaaagaatagtTTTGTGGTATAGAGATGGAAGAGAACATACGTAACTCCTCAAAATCATAAACCATAAAGGGGAAAATCTATTATTTTGACTACACCAAAATTAAGGATTTCTATTCAATCAAGTTCACCAAGGAATAATTAATGGTGATAGATGCTGACAGATGATAGAAtgagagaaagtatttgcaatgtccaaatctgacaaagaactgacgtcatttttttaaaaaatgtcttgcCAGTGAACAAGAAAAACGCTCCAAGAGAAAACAAGCAGAGAATACAAGGAGGGAATTTACAAGAGAAGAAAGCCAGAGTGCTAACAAGTGTTTCAAGAGATTTTCCAAGCCATGAGTAATCAGACAAAACTGCAGTAAGATACATCTTTCATCTATTGAACTGACAAATATTAGAAATCcaaataaattttcattcattGGATTAAAATCTCATATACCCCATTCcagatttcactttattttttattttatttattttattttttgagagagagagagagagcacatgagtggtgggggctataaggagagggagagaaagaatcttaggcaggctccaagctgagcacagagcccaatgtggggctcgatctcatgaccctgagaccatgaccccagccaaaatcaagagtcagacacttaaccaactgaaccacccaggtgccacattCCAGATTTTAAAAGGCTGACCATGCTGAGTGTTAGTAAGGGTGTGGAGAAACTCAAGTCTCATACActactgatgggaatgtaaaatggcacaaccacttaGGAAAACAATTTCATACAAAGTTACAGACCCATCTGTAATATAATCCAGCtgtctactcctaggtattttccaagagaaatgaaagcacagcatccatacaaagacttgtgcatgaatgttccaggcagtgttattcataatagcctagaactggaaataatccaaatgcccatcaacaggtgaatgggtaATCAAACTGATCATCATTGATAAATCAATAATTTTcaacagtaaaaaggaatgaactcttgatacacacaacaacatagatgaattacgtaaagtgaaaaaagacaaaaagagcccatgctgggggcgcctgggtggctcagtgggttgagcagcccactcttggtttcggcttggatcaggatctcagggtcatgggattgagtcccgcgtcgggctccaccttcggcagggagtctgcttgggtttctctctttccttctgcccctccccctgcttgtgttcgcaggtgctctctcgctctctctctaaaataaataaataaatcttaacaaaaaaaaagaatacattctgtatgtttccatttgcataaaattccagaaaatgcaaAGTGCTCTATGATGACAGACAGCACTGGTTGCCTAGGGTGTGGGTGGAAGGGCGGTAGGGAGGGTTTACAAAGAGGTACAAGGAAACTTTGGgggatgatggatatgttcattcaCTTGATGACTGGGACGGTTTCATGGCTGTATACATCtgtcaaaacttaccaaattgtGCATGTGAAATATGCTCAGTTTATTGTTTGTCAATaaggctgtttaaaaaaaagcaaaaaaacccccaaaaaaccgTATTCGCTTCAATCTCCTGTAAGCACTGTCTGAGTGTTACATTATTCACCTTCTCATTTTACCGGGGAGGTAAAGAAGGCGCAGAGGGTTTAGGTAACTTTCCCAAGGGCACAGCATTAGTAAGTATCAGAACAGTGTGAGCCCGGAGTCCGTCCCCATCACCGTCGCTGGGAGTCTGCCGAGGTAGAAGAATGGTGTCCCGCTGCCGGTGGACCAGGAGACGGGGACAGTCATTCTGCAGAGCAAGCTGGTAGTAGTGAGTCAAATTCAGTGTAAGTATGCCCTGTGACTCAGAAATTCCGCTTGtgggcgctgtgaattgtgcaagactgttgaatctcagatctgtacctctgaaacaaataatgcaatatatgttaagaaagaaaaaaagaagaagaagaatgtagcaggaggggaagaatgaagggggggaaatcggagggggagaagaaccatgagagacgatggactctgaaaaacaaactgagggttctggaggggaggggggtgggaggatgggttagcctggtgatgggtattgaggagggcacgttctgcatggagcactgggcgttatgcacaaacaatgaatcatggaacactatatctaaaactaatgatgtaatgtatggggattaacataacaataaaaaaattaaaaaaaaaaaaagaaattccgcTTGTGGGGAtcgataaaaataataat harbors:
- the CLDN7 gene encoding claudin-7, producing the protein MANSGLQLLGFAMALLGWVALVACTAIPQWQTSSYAGDNIITAQAMYKGLWMDCIMQSTGLMSCKSYDSVLALSAALQATRALMVVSLVLGFLAMFVATMGMKCTNCGGDDKVKKARIAMTGGFIFIVSGLAALVACSWYGHQIVTDFYSAFVPMNLKYEFGPAIFIGWAGSALVILGGVLLSCSCPGSEGKTGYRAPRSYPKPNSAKEYV